In the genome of Chryseobacterium oryzae, one region contains:
- a CDS encoding electron transfer flavoprotein subunit alpha/FixB family protein, whose product MAVFVYAENINGVYKKAAFEAVSYAKAVADQTGDTVTAISVNPTDSSDLLYKYGASKVINIKDEGLKNFSAKAYAQAVSEVADGNIIVFPHTTDASSVAPMLAVMKNYSLITNVLEAPESQSPLQVKRKAFSGKGFMHAKADGTGVILTVSQNAFGVKENAVSGSEEVKNLSVSNEDTKVISHEQSSGKLDLKEAEIVVSAGRGLKGPENWGMVEDLANVLGAATACSKPVSDIGWRPHTEHVGQTGKAIAPNLYIAIGISGAIQHLAGVNSSKTIVVINSDPEAPFFKSADYGVVGDAFQIVPALTEKIKALKG is encoded by the coding sequence ATGGCAGTATTCGTATACGCAGAAAACATAAACGGAGTTTACAAAAAAGCAGCTTTTGAAGCAGTTTCTTACGCAAAAGCAGTAGCAGACCAAACGGGAGATACCGTTACGGCAATTTCTGTAAATCCTACAGATTCTTCAGATTTATTATACAAATATGGAGCATCAAAAGTAATCAACATAAAAGACGAAGGTCTTAAAAATTTCTCGGCAAAAGCTTACGCACAGGCGGTAAGTGAAGTGGCAGACGGAAATATTATTGTTTTCCCTCACACTACCGATGCTTCTTCAGTAGCACCAATGTTGGCGGTAATGAAGAACTATTCTTTAATTACGAATGTTTTGGAAGCTCCCGAAAGCCAGTCTCCATTGCAGGTGAAGAGAAAAGCTTTTTCAGGAAAAGGATTTATGCATGCCAAAGCTGATGGAACAGGCGTTATTTTAACTGTTTCTCAAAATGCTTTCGGTGTAAAAGAAAATGCAGTTTCTGGGTCTGAAGAAGTAAAAAATCTTTCTGTTTCTAATGAAGATACCAAAGTAATTTCTCACGAGCAAAGTTCAGGGAAATTAGATTTAAAAGAAGCGGAAATTGTAGTTTCTGCAGGAAGAGGGCTAAAAGGCCCTGAAAACTGGGGAATGGTAGAAGATCTTGCTAATGTTCTTGGTGCTGCAACAGCTTGTTCTAAACCGGTTTCAGATATCGGTTGGAGACCTCACACAGAACATGTAGGACAAACGGGTAAAGCCATCGCACCTAATTTGTATATTGCCATTGGTATTTCTGGTGCTATTCAGCATTTGGCGGGTGTAAACTCATCCAAAACTATTGTAGTAATCAACAGTGATCCAGAAGCTCCTTTCTTCAAGTCTGCAGATTATGGAGTTGTTGGAGATGCTTTCCAGATTGTTCCTGCACTTACTGAGAAAATTAAAGCATTAAAAGGATAA
- a CDS encoding bifunctional nuclease family protein, with translation MDYKQLIIRGISYSQTQSGAYALLLEHEESHIKLPVVIGNFEAQSISLGLEKDIHPPRPLTHDLFSKFIVSANYRLISVIIYQIVDGVFFSNINFKNSETQEELILDARTSDAVAMAVRFDAPIFTTQQVLNEAGILLELEEVAKEDENFSETVSSEEGLQSVSMDELQKLLDDAVREEDFDTALEIQEEIKRRKKKID, from the coding sequence ATGGATTATAAACAGCTCATCATACGCGGAATATCGTATAGCCAGACGCAATCTGGAGCTTACGCATTGCTATTGGAACATGAAGAATCTCATATAAAATTACCGGTGGTTATTGGTAATTTTGAAGCCCAATCCATCTCTTTAGGCTTAGAAAAGGATATTCATCCGCCACGTCCGCTTACGCATGATTTATTTTCAAAATTCATTGTTTCTGCTAATTATCGGTTGATTTCGGTCATTATTTATCAGATTGTAGACGGTGTTTTTTTCTCAAATATCAACTTTAAGAATTCAGAAACTCAGGAAGAGCTTATTCTGGATGCCCGAACTTCGGATGCTGTTGCAATGGCAGTTCGGTTTGATGCACCTATTTTTACTACCCAACAGGTTCTCAATGAAGCAGGAATTCTTCTTGAACTGGAAGAAGTAGCTAAAGAAGACGAAAATTTTTCTGAAACAGTATCGTCTGAAGAAGGGCTGCAGTCGGTTTCTATGGATGAACTCCAAAAATTACTAGATGATGCAGTAAGAGAAGAGGATTTCGACACTGCTCTGGAAATTCAGGAAGAAATAAAAAGGCGCAAAAAGAAAATAGATTAA
- a CDS encoding MFS transporter has translation MNLKLRLIILSFLQFGVWGAYLTSMGNYLGSVGLGSKIGLFYAMQGIVSIFMPAIMGIIADRWIQAQKLLGISHFLAAIFLIWAGYYGMTAGEHVEFSRLFLLYSLSVTFYMPTIALSNSVAYTVLVNNNFDTIKAFPPIRTLGTVGFICAMLFVNFAGIKDGIFQFNFSNATGFPSFQNSYSQFFVSGVLGILLFIYSFTLPKCEVNQSTEKRTLSDALGLKAFALFKEKKMAIFFIFSMFLGVSLQITNGYANPFITSFKEIPEFSNTWGSNNANALISLSQVSETLCILLIPFFLKRYGIKKVMLMAMFAWFLRFGLFGLGNPGGGVWMFVLSMIVYGIAFDFFNVSGSLFVDKETDKSIRSSAQGVFMMMTNGFGATIGMLGAQEVVNHYVFSQTDPLLQLEGWKTSWYIFAGYALIITIAFAIVFKHKHNPNELKDIKH, from the coding sequence ATGAATTTAAAATTACGATTAATTATCCTGAGCTTTTTACAGTTTGGGGTTTGGGGAGCTTATCTTACTTCCATGGGTAATTACTTAGGTTCGGTAGGATTGGGTTCCAAAATCGGACTGTTTTATGCCATGCAGGGTATTGTTTCCATTTTTATGCCTGCCATTATGGGGATTATTGCAGACCGATGGATTCAGGCACAGAAACTTTTGGGAATTTCCCATTTTCTTGCAGCGATATTCTTAATATGGGCAGGATATTACGGAATGACGGCAGGGGAACATGTAGAATTTTCAAGGCTTTTTCTTCTTTACAGCTTAAGTGTCACTTTTTACATGCCGACCATTGCACTTTCTAATTCTGTAGCCTATACCGTTTTGGTGAATAATAATTTTGATACGATTAAAGCATTTCCGCCCATTCGAACTTTAGGAACGGTAGGTTTTATCTGTGCAATGCTTTTTGTGAATTTTGCAGGAATTAAAGATGGAATTTTCCAGTTTAATTTTTCAAATGCGACAGGTTTTCCGAGTTTCCAAAACAGTTATAGTCAGTTTTTTGTTTCAGGTGTTTTAGGAATATTGCTGTTTATTTATTCATTTACTTTACCGAAATGTGAGGTTAATCAAAGTACAGAAAAACGTACCCTTTCGGATGCTTTAGGGTTGAAAGCTTTTGCGCTCTTCAAAGAGAAAAAGATGGCAATCTTCTTTATTTTCTCTATGTTTTTGGGAGTTTCGCTACAAATTACCAATGGTTATGCCAATCCTTTCATTACAAGCTTCAAAGAAATCCCGGAATTTTCAAATACATGGGGATCCAACAATGCCAATGCATTAATTTCATTATCGCAGGTTTCAGAAACGCTTTGTATTTTACTGATTCCGTTTTTTCTGAAAAGATATGGGATTAAAAAAGTAATGTTGATGGCAATGTTCGCATGGTTCCTAAGATTCGGATTATTTGGTTTGGGAAATCCTGGTGGAGGAGTTTGGATGTTCGTTTTGTCGATGATTGTATATGGGATCGCATTCGACTTCTTTAATGTTTCGGGATCTTTATTTGTAGATAAAGAAACAGATAAAAGCATTAGATCTAGTGCACAGGGCGTTTTTATGATGATGACTAACGGTTTTGGAGCTACTATCGGTATGCTTGGAGCTCAAGAAGTCGTTAATCACTATGTTTTTTCGCAAACTGATCCTTTACTTCAACTGGAGGGATGGAAGACATCTTGGTATATTTTTGCTGGTTATGCACTGATAATTACCATTGCTTTTGCCATTGTTTTTAAACATAAGCATAATCCTAATGAATTAAAAGATATAAAACATTAA
- a CDS encoding RNA polymerase sigma factor encodes MKHLEENFKLAKKQDRNGQKALYEMFSAKMLAVANSYTSNIHDAEDVLMNAFLKCFQKIGDCRDWKSFPFWLRKIVVNDSISFVRKNKNIMYADLEVAEDVLEDQDNHFFNEINIEEIFSQMPIGYRLIFNLYVFEDKKHQEIAEILNISEGTSKSQLSKAKKWIADYLKTKENGKKNTETIKN; translated from the coding sequence ATGAAACATTTAGAAGAGAATTTCAAACTTGCCAAAAAACAGGATCGCAATGGCCAGAAAGCACTTTACGAAATGTTTTCTGCTAAAATGCTGGCGGTTGCAAATTCTTATACTAGCAACATTCATGATGCTGAAGATGTACTCATGAATGCTTTTCTAAAATGCTTTCAAAAGATTGGTGACTGTCGGGATTGGAAAAGTTTTCCTTTTTGGCTAAGGAAAATTGTTGTGAATGATTCTATAAGTTTCGTCAGGAAAAATAAAAACATCATGTATGCAGATTTGGAAGTTGCAGAGGATGTTTTGGAAGATCAGGATAATCATTTTTTTAATGAAATCAATATTGAAGAAATTTTTTCTCAGATGCCAATTGGTTATCGCCTGATTTTTAATTTGTATGTATTTGAAGACAAAAAACATCAGGAAATTGCAGAAATTCTCAATATTTCCGAAGGCACAAGCAAGAGCCAACTGAGCAAAGCCAAAAAATGGATTGCAGATTATCTAAAAACAAAAGAAAATGGAAAAAAAAATACTGAAACAATTAAAAACTGA
- a CDS encoding acetyl-CoA C-acyltransferase, whose amino-acid sequence MKEVFIVSAVRTPMGSFMGSLSTVPATKLGATVVKGALDKINLDPKNVQEIYMGNVLQAGEGQAPARQVALGAGLSNETPSTTINKVCASGMKAVMMAAQSIKAGDMDVIVAGGMENMSMVPHYYNARVATKLGDVKMQDGMVLDGLTDVYNKVHMGVCAEKCATDYHFTREDQDNFAIESYKRAAKAWSEGKFAEEIVPVSIPQRKGEPIVFAEDEEYKAVNFDRLPTLPTVFKKEDGTVTAANASTLNDGASALILVSKEKMEELGLKPLAKIVSYADAAQEPENFTTAPAKALPIALKKAGLEVSDIDFFEFNEAFSVVGLANNKILGLDASKVNVNGGAVALGHPLGSSGSRIIVTLINVLKQNNGKYGAAAICNGGGGASAIVIENI is encoded by the coding sequence ATGAAAGAAGTATTCATTGTTTCCGCAGTAAGAACTCCAATGGGAAGTTTCATGGGAAGTTTATCAACAGTTCCGGCAACAAAACTGGGAGCTACAGTGGTAAAGGGAGCATTAGATAAAATAAATCTTGATCCTAAAAACGTACAGGAAATCTATATGGGAAATGTTCTTCAGGCAGGTGAAGGGCAGGCTCCTGCAAGACAGGTAGCTTTGGGTGCAGGGCTTTCTAACGAAACGCCTTCCACTACCATCAATAAAGTTTGTGCTTCAGGAATGAAAGCTGTTATGATGGCAGCACAATCCATCAAAGCAGGCGATATGGATGTTATTGTTGCCGGAGGTATGGAAAATATGTCTATGGTTCCTCATTATTACAATGCAAGAGTTGCCACGAAATTAGGTGATGTAAAAATGCAGGACGGAATGGTTCTAGACGGGCTTACAGATGTTTATAATAAAGTTCATATGGGTGTTTGTGCAGAAAAATGTGCAACAGACTATCATTTCACAAGAGAAGATCAGGACAATTTTGCCATAGAATCTTATAAAAGAGCTGCAAAAGCGTGGAGCGAAGGGAAATTTGCTGAAGAAATAGTGCCGGTATCCATTCCTCAGAGAAAAGGTGAGCCAATTGTTTTTGCTGAAGATGAAGAATATAAAGCGGTAAATTTCGACAGATTGCCAACGCTTCCAACGGTGTTCAAAAAAGAAGACGGAACAGTAACAGCAGCAAATGCATCTACATTAAATGACGGTGCTTCTGCATTAATTTTGGTATCTAAGGAAAAAATGGAAGAATTGGGTTTAAAACCTTTAGCTAAAATTGTTTCTTATGCCGATGCAGCCCAGGAACCGGAAAACTTTACAACAGCTCCTGCAAAAGCACTTCCTATTGCTCTTAAAAAAGCGGGTCTGGAAGTTTCGGATATTGATTTTTTTGAATTTAACGAAGCTTTTTCAGTAGTTGGTTTGGCGAATAATAAAATTTTAGGTTTAGATGCGTCCAAAGTTAATGTGAATGGTGGAGCAGTGGCTTTAGGACATCCGCTTGGAAGTTCTGGATCCAGAATTATTGTTACTTTAATCAATGTTTTAAAGCAAAATAACGGTAAATACGGTGCAGCTGCAATCTGTAACGGCGGCGGTGGAGCTTCTGCTATTGTTATTGAAAATATTTAA
- a CDS encoding MFS transporter, giving the protein MSEKEIQPTQNIKNNPKIMKAWAVYDWANSVYSLVITSTIFPIYYSIITTAYEKKEFVQESGRWIDVPVRHMIHILGKEYQPDAVYGYSLTISFLIVVLLSPFLSSLADTIGNKKSFLQFFCYLGATSCMGLAMFTGMHNVFLGLLFSITASVGFWGSLVFYNSFLPDIATRDKQDALSAKGYVYGYIGSVVLVVLCLVLIMVLAKGEEQKLIFTRITFLLTGAWWFGFSQYTFKHLPQFGDVKEKLPKDLVLLNYKNIFKKHEEQGGFFEVLKDNISFYKDIAKESFRELFRVGKGLFKDRNLKFFLSSFFFYSVGMQTIFLMATLFGKSEINLAQDKLIGTLLIIQIEAIIGAVIFSRLSKRVGNKNVISIAVILWIVACIWAFFLNKENPTVEYQFYGVAAVVGLVMGGLQAMSRSTYSKLLPEDSMENTTFFSFYDVLEKLAIIVGTFVFALFIDKYDALINIFAKINIVLPSASGMRFAAFSMAIFFFIGLILIRFLNVPKRQHRDTL; this is encoded by the coding sequence ATGTCTGAAAAAGAAATTCAACCGACTCAAAATATAAAGAATAACCCAAAAATTATGAAAGCCTGGGCAGTTTACGACTGGGCAAACTCGGTTTATTCATTGGTGATTACTTCTACCATATTTCCGATATATTATTCCATAATTACCACAGCGTACGAAAAGAAAGAGTTTGTGCAGGAAAGTGGAAGGTGGATTGATGTTCCTGTAAGACACATGATTCATATTTTAGGGAAAGAATATCAACCGGATGCAGTTTATGGTTATTCTTTAACAATTTCTTTTCTAATCGTGGTGCTTCTTTCACCATTTTTATCTTCATTGGCAGATACGATTGGAAACAAGAAATCTTTTCTTCAGTTTTTCTGTTATCTGGGAGCGACTTCTTGTATGGGATTGGCGATGTTTACAGGGATGCATAATGTTTTTTTAGGACTGCTTTTCAGTATAACCGCGAGTGTTGGGTTTTGGGGAAGTTTGGTTTTTTATAACTCTTTTCTACCCGATATTGCAACAAGAGATAAGCAGGATGCTTTGTCCGCAAAAGGATATGTTTACGGATATATTGGTTCTGTAGTTCTTGTGGTGCTTTGTTTGGTTTTAATTATGGTTTTGGCAAAAGGAGAAGAGCAGAAACTTATATTTACAAGAATTACATTTTTACTTACGGGAGCTTGGTGGTTTGGATTCTCTCAATATACATTCAAGCATTTGCCTCAGTTTGGGGATGTTAAAGAAAAACTTCCAAAGGATTTAGTACTTCTGAATTACAAAAATATCTTCAAAAAACATGAAGAACAAGGTGGCTTTTTCGAAGTTTTGAAAGATAATATCAGTTTTTACAAAGATATTGCCAAAGAAAGCTTTAGAGAGCTTTTCAGGGTTGGAAAAGGTCTTTTTAAAGACAGAAATCTGAAATTTTTCTTATCCAGCTTTTTCTTTTACAGTGTTGGGATGCAGACTATTTTCTTAATGGCAACCCTTTTTGGTAAAAGTGAGATTAATCTGGCTCAGGATAAACTTATTGGTACTTTGCTGATTATTCAGATTGAAGCTATTATAGGAGCTGTAATTTTCTCAAGACTTTCCAAAAGAGTCGGAAATAAAAACGTAATTTCTATTGCAGTCATTCTATGGATTGTTGCTTGTATTTGGGCATTCTTCCTGAACAAAGAAAATCCTACAGTAGAATATCAGTTTTATGGTGTTGCGGCCGTTGTAGGATTGGTGATGGGTGGTCTTCAGGCAATGTCCAGATCTACTTATTCTAAGCTTTTACCGGAAGATTCTATGGAAAATACTACTTTTTTCAGCTTTTATGATGTTCTAGAAAAACTTGCGATTATAGTTGGAACTTTCGTGTTTGCATTGTTTATAGATAAGTATGACGCATTAATTAATATTTTTGCCAAGATTAATATTGTCTTACCTTCAGCTTCAGGAATGAGATTTGCGGCTTTTTCTATGGCGATATTCTTCTTTATTGGTCTCATTTTGATCCGTTTTCTGAATGTACCTAAAAGACAGCACAGAGATACGTTATAA
- a CDS encoding mevalonate kinase family protein, translating to MTNPLFYAKIILFGEYGMIEDSQGLVVPYSFYKGTLKFSDENSDSEFEKKSNEHLIKYANFLEKLNLPEKFKLDVNRFKEDISHRLFFDSNIPQGYGVGSSGALVAAIFEKYSFQKYSPESISKDDLKNIKAVFGEMESYFHGKSSGMDPLICYMNLPILIENKENLDKVAIPKGEEGKGAIFLIDSGITGETGPMIQIFFEKMKTEGFRKTLKEEFIRYNNACIDSFLKKDMNPFFRNLKKLSHWAYEHFRPMIPESIFNIWKKGLDSNAYYLKLCGSGGGGYILGFTKDYEKAEKMLEGFQKEVIYRF from the coding sequence ATGACGAACCCTTTATTTTACGCTAAAATTATCCTTTTCGGAGAGTACGGAATGATAGAAGATTCACAAGGTCTTGTAGTGCCGTATAGTTTTTATAAAGGAACTTTAAAGTTTTCAGACGAAAATTCTGATTCTGAATTTGAGAAAAAATCTAATGAGCACCTCATTAAATATGCTAATTTCCTTGAAAAACTGAATCTTCCTGAAAAGTTTAAGCTTGATGTTAACCGTTTTAAAGAAGATATTTCTCACAGACTTTTTTTTGATTCTAATATTCCACAAGGGTATGGTGTAGGAAGTTCGGGAGCACTGGTAGCCGCTATTTTTGAAAAATATTCCTTTCAAAAATATAGCCCGGAAAGTATTTCTAAAGACGATCTTAAAAATATTAAAGCCGTTTTTGGAGAAATGGAAAGCTATTTCCACGGTAAAAGCTCGGGAATGGATCCTTTGATCTGCTATATGAATCTACCGATTCTTATCGAAAACAAAGAAAATTTAGATAAAGTAGCCATTCCAAAAGGCGAAGAAGGTAAAGGAGCAATTTTTCTTATTGATTCCGGTATTACGGGTGAAACAGGTCCGATGATTCAGATTTTCTTTGAAAAAATGAAAACAGAAGGTTTCCGTAAAACGCTGAAAGAAGAATTTATACGCTATAATAATGCGTGTATAGATTCTTTCCTCAAAAAAGATATGAACCCATTCTTTAGAAACCTTAAAAAGCTTTCTCACTGGGCTTACGAACATTTTCGCCCGATGATTCCCGAAAGTATTTTCAATATCTGGAAAAAAGGACTGGATTCTAATGCATACTATCTGAAACTTTGCGGTAGCGGAGGCGGAGGATATATTCTAGGATTTACTAAAGATTACGAAAAAGCAGAAAAAATG